One region of Pseudomonas alvandae genomic DNA includes:
- a CDS encoding alpha/beta hydrolase codes for MRETPVFIDGPVGQLEALYLDSEAPRGLALICHPNPVQGGTMLNKVVSTLQRTARDAGLVTLRFNYRGVGASAGSHDMGTGEVDDAQAAAAWLLEKHPGLPLTLFGFSFGGFVAATLGGRLEAQGQPLKHLFMVAPAVMRLDEQSPLPTDGELTVIQPETDEVVDPQLVYAWSDALQRPHELLKVAECGHFFHGKLTDLKDLLLPRLSN; via the coding sequence ATGCGCGAAACCCCCGTATTCATCGATGGCCCGGTGGGCCAATTGGAAGCCTTGTACCTGGACAGCGAGGCCCCCCGTGGCCTGGCGCTGATCTGCCACCCGAACCCGGTGCAGGGCGGGACCATGCTCAACAAAGTGGTTTCGACCCTGCAGCGCACCGCCCGCGATGCCGGCCTGGTTACGTTGCGTTTCAATTATCGCGGCGTCGGCGCCAGCGCCGGCAGCCATGACATGGGCACCGGCGAAGTGGACGACGCCCAGGCCGCAGCCGCCTGGCTGCTGGAAAAACACCCGGGCCTGCCCCTGACCCTGTTCGGTTTCTCCTTTGGCGGCTTCGTTGCCGCAACCCTGGGCGGGCGCCTGGAAGCCCAGGGCCAACCGCTCAAGCACCTGTTCATGGTGGCACCGGCGGTGATGCGCCTGGATGAGCAATCGCCCTTGCCGACAGATGGTGAGCTGACCGTGATCCAGCCGGAAACCGACGAAGTGGTCGATCCGCAACTGGTCTACGCATGGTCCGACGCGCTCCAACGCCCCCATGAGCTGCTGAAAGTGGCAGAATGCGGACACTTTTTTCATGGCAAGCTGACCGATCTCAAGGATCTGCTCCTGCCGCGCCTCTCGAATTGA